The genome window GCCCGCACCGATACTTGTGAGGCCATCTTCTTTCATCGGCCGGTGGATTGTCACAAATTCGCGGATGATCGTTCCGGGACCGACCCGGATCTCCCCGCCCGCGCTATCGAGCCGGGTAACCTGTGCCTCCGCCCCGATGACGGCGCCCGGAGATATCCGGCAGTTTTCGCCAATCTCCACCCGAGCCTCGATGACCGCATTGGGGCCAACCTGAACGCCGCGCGCGAGGCGGACGCCGCCGCCAATCACGGCCCCCGCACCCACGGACACTTCTTCATCAAGAATGGCGTTCGGATGAATGTTTGCAGCAGGATGAATATTTGTCATGGCACTTCCGGGGGCTAAGCAGAGATAGCGTTGATGACAGCCTCCGTGGAGATTTCTCCATCCACCGAGGCCGTACATTTCATTTTCCAAAACTTCCCGCGGTTTCTCACCAGCTGCGATTCCAGGCGAAGCTGATCGCCGGGAAAAACGACGCGGCGGAACTTGGCGCTGTCGATTCCCGCGAAAAAGACGTCGGTTCCCTTCACGGCAAGCCCCAGCTTGAAGATACAGAGCAAAGACGCCTGGGCCAGCGCCTCAATCTGGAGCACGCCCGGCATCACGGGCCGCCCCGGAAAGTGCCCCTGAAAAAACGCCTCGTTCAAAGAAACATTCTTCATGGCAACGATGGAATTCGCTTCCGTATCCAACTCCAAAATCCTGTCCACCAGCAACATCGGATACCGGTGGGGGATCAGATCGAAAATTTCTTCCGACGTATTCATTGCTCACCTTTCTTGAGATCAGATTCGATTGTCGCCACCCGGCGCATCAATTCGGGCAGGCGGCGATAGGCTGCGACCCTTCTTCTCGCCTCTCCAATCTCGGTGGCGGGTGCATCCAGATATGTCTTTCCGCCCTCGAGGTTCTTGGTGACGCCCGCCTGGGCTCCTATACGCGCAAAATCTCCCACCTCCACATGGTCGGCGATACCCACCTGGCCACCCACCAGGACGCCATTGCCGATGCGGGCGCTGCCGGAGATGCCCACCTGGCCTGCGATAGCGCAATTTTCTCCGATCTTCACGTTATGGCCAACCTGGACCATGTTGTCGATTTTCGTTCCCCGGCCAATCCGGGTCTCGGAGAGCGCCGCCCGATCGATGGTGACATTCGCGCCGATTTCCACATCATCTTCAATGACAACGGTTCCCGTCTGCGGGAATTTCACCAGTTTCCCGCCCTCATCCGGGACATATCCGAAGCCGTCCGTACCAATCACCGTGCCCGCATGGACAATCACCCGATTGCCCAGCCGAACACCTGGATAGAAGACACAATTCGGATGGATCACGCAGTCCTCGCCAAGCCTGACCCGCTCTCCGATCCGAACGCCCGCACCGATCGCGGAACGATCCCCCACCTGCGCCTCTGCGTTTATGGACGCCCAGGGGCCGACGGATACCGCCGCACCAAGACGGACAGTGGCATCTATCTGGGCCGATGGATGAATCCCGGGGGAGATTTTTTCCGGCGATCGGAACAGGAGGATCGCCCGAATGAATCCCAGCATCGGGTTTTCACACTGGATGACGGGTTTCCCGGGCTCTAGGCCAGGCGGGACAATGAGCGCTCCGGCTTCAGAAGGGCGGTCCAGCCGGCGGGGAGAGTCCGCGACACTGATCGTGTCCGGCGTTGCAAGTTCGTATTCAGCCACATCTCGGATGTCAGGATCCTCTGAGCCGATGAACTCGCCCCCGATCCGCTTGGCGATATCCGAAAGGTGCATCCTACTTCTTCCTGTCGTACCGTTCGATCACCAAATCCGTCAGGTCAACAGCCTTGCTCGAGTAAACAACACCGCCCAGCTGGCTGTCCACGATAAAGTCGTATTTGTTCTCTTTGCCGATCTCGGTGACGACATCCCGCACTTCATTGACGATCTTTGCAAACATTGCCCTTTGGCGTTCGGTCAGATCGCGTTCGCTTTCCTGAATCAAGCGCTTGAGCTCATCCTGGCCGCGGGCAATTCCGCGTTGTATCTGGCGCAGCTCTTGGGACTTGCGCCCCCTTTCCGATTCACGCCAAATCGCGCTCTTCTGATCGATCTCAACCTGCATCGCGCGCATCTTCTGAACCTCGGCGCGAAGCGATTCCCGTTTTTGTTCGATGTCTTTTTTCATCCGGTTCTTTTCTTTCTCGATCTCGTCGCGTACCCGCTGGCCCGCCTTCGAGCGCAGCCATACCACTCGCACCTTCACAATACCGATCTTCGTCTCGGCCTCCGCCTGGGACATAGTGCCCGGCAAAAGTACAAGCGAGGCCCAAAAAAATATTCCGAACATCCAGGCGATGTGACGAGCCATGCGCTTTAGCTCCTATCCGTGTGGTCAGACAGCGGCACTACCTTAAAATTGAGTTCCGAGTCCGAAGTGGGTCTCGCGCGCGCGCTCACCGCGCCTCTTGTCCAATTTCCAGCCGACATCCAGTCTTAGCGGGCCGATGGGGGTAAATATCCGCATTCCGACGCCAACGCTGGACCGGATATCGCTCAGATCAAACGCGTTGTGCCGCTCCCAGACATTGCCGGCCTCGAGAAAAACCACGAACTGGGTCGGCCCAAAAAACGGATGCCTCAATTCCGTGGAAGCAATCCCGCTGGAGAAACCTCCCAAAGAGTCACCGCTAGAGTCTTTCGGTCCCAGATCCCTGAGCGTAAAACCTCTCAAATCATCCAAAAACAAACGCCGAAAAGCAGGGAGATCCCCTTTGAATGAATCCACATACTGGCCACGGACTCTAAACGACCACACCAGTTTTTTCAACAATCGAAGCCGGAGCGTCTCCCCGATATTGTACCATTGGCGGTATTCCGTCAGAAAGGAACCAACATCCACATCGCCGCCCAACGGGCCCCCGGTAATGGAAGGCTGCAACCTGATAAGTCTCCCTTTATCCGTAAGAATTCTCCGGTTCCTTGTGTCGTATGAAAAGGTGGGCGTAAACCGGCTGCTCAGGAGCGTATCATTTTCCTGATCGACGATGCTCTGTGGCGCAGTACTCGAGACGCTCAGCACCTTTGAGTTCGAGAGCTCATATTCAAGCGTCAGGAAGAAAAACTCTCTCAACTCCTTTCCTATCCGGACCCTTCCGCCTTCAGTCCGTGTATCGAAGCTCACAAAGTCCTGGTCCACCAGAAAAGCGTCAAACCCGAGAGAAAAATCCTTGTCCTTGAAATTCGGATCCTCGATGGTAACTAAAAAATCTGTTCCCACCCCCGAGAACCGGGCGGAAGCAAGCGCCCTTAATCCAGTGCCGAAGAAGTTGTTCTCCTGTATCTGGGCCGTCAGCTGAACTCCGGTACGGTTGTTGAAGCCGATGCCGCCAGCGATCGACCCCGTAGGCTGCTCGTTCACTTCGATATCTATATCGAGCACATCCTCCGAGCCGGGCCGCTTTTTTTCCAGCACCTTGACGCTGCTGAAATATCCCAGAGCCTGGAGCCGCCCCCGGGTCCGCCCCAACGCCCTGGCGTCGTACAGAGAGCCCTCTTTGACGCGCACCTCCCGGCGGACCACGTTTTCTCTCGTTCGGGTGTTTCCCTTGAAATTCACGCGGCCGATGTAGACCCGCCGGCCCTTTTTGATGTCCACCCTCAAGTTCGCCGTCTTTTTGACGTCGTCGGTTTTTATCGTCGGGCGAACGTCCACAAACGCATAGCCGCGCTGGGCAAACGAATTTGTGATTCCCCTTACATCCTGAGTCATCAAGGAACGGTTGAATACATCCCCCACGAACATCTGCAATTCCTTTTTGAGCTCTTCCGGCGGAATGACATCTTCTCCGCCCCTGATCTCAACCTCCGCGAGGGTGTATTGAAGACCCTCGCTGATGGGGATGGTAATGTTCAGCTTTCCCCGTTCTCTGTCCTCCCGGATGATCGGCTGTCCCACCTGGACCTTCAAAAAACCCCGGGATTGGTACAGGGCGCGGGTGCGAAGAAGATCTTTCTGAATGGTATCGCCTTCATAAATACCGCTATCCGTAATCCAGGAGAAGATGCCCCACTCCCCCGTTTCCATGGCGGAGAGGATGTCTTTTCTCGAGATGTTTTCGTTTCCCCGGAAGGTGATGGTCTCAATCCAGACGTTCTCACCCTCGTCCACCTGGAAAATAACCGCCATCGTATTGGAACGGCCCTGTTTCAGCACTGCTTCCACCCGGGCGAAATAATATCCCTTTTGCTGATAGAGCCTGCGGATGTTGCGGACCGACTCCTTGACGGCCGATTCGTTGACGATAGTCTGGACCTTGGCCGTCACGCCCTGGAG of bacterium contains these proteins:
- the fabZ gene encoding 3-hydroxyacyl-ACP dehydratase FabZ — protein: MNTSEEIFDLIPHRYPMLLVDRILELDTEANSIVAMKNVSLNEAFFQGHFPGRPVMPGVLQIEALAQASLLCIFKLGLAVKGTDVFFAGIDSAKFRRVVFPGDQLRLESQLVRNRGKFWKMKCTASVDGEISTEAVINAISA
- the bamA gene encoding outer membrane protein assembly factor BamA, which gives rise to MRVAAKVATCAAAILLCLLMSPFVAYAQSSSPAISIRTVEIQGNRRVDRSTVFFYIGLKEGQAYTNVNLVEQIRKDVQTIYGLGFFRDVRVDVEPFEGGLKVIYRLVEKPTINRVEIFGNSKVKSEDILQGVTAKVQTIVNESAVKESVRNIRRLYQQKGYYFARVEAVLKQGRSNTMAVIFQVDEGENVWIETITFRGNENISRKDILSAMETGEWGIFSWITDSGIYEGDTIQKDLLRTRALYQSRGFLKVQVGQPIIREDRERGKLNITIPISEGLQYTLAEVEIRGGEDVIPPEELKKELQMFVGDVFNRSLMTQDVRGITNSFAQRGYAFVDVRPTIKTDDVKKTANLRVDIKKGRRVYIGRVNFKGNTRTRENVVRREVRVKEGSLYDARALGRTRGRLQALGYFSSVKVLEKKRPGSEDVLDIDIEVNEQPTGSIAGGIGFNNRTGVQLTAQIQENNFFGTGLRALASARFSGVGTDFLVTIEDPNFKDKDFSLGFDAFLVDQDFVSFDTRTEGGRVRIGKELREFFFLTLEYELSNSKVLSVSSTAPQSIVDQENDTLLSSRFTPTFSYDTRNRRILTDKGRLIRLQPSITGGPLGGDVDVGSFLTEYRQWYNIGETLRLRLLKKLVWSFRVRGQYVDSFKGDLPAFRRLFLDDLRGFTLRDLGPKDSSGDSLGGFSSGIASTELRHPFFGPTQFVVFLEAGNVWERHNAFDLSDIRSSVGVGMRIFTPIGPLRLDVGWKLDKRRGERARETHFGLGTQF
- the lpxD gene encoding UDP-3-O-(3-hydroxymyristoyl)glucosamine N-acyltransferase, translated to MHLSDIAKRIGGEFIGSEDPDIRDVAEYELATPDTISVADSPRRLDRPSEAGALIVPPGLEPGKPVIQCENPMLGFIRAILLFRSPEKISPGIHPSAQIDATVRLGAAVSVGPWASINAEAQVGDRSAIGAGVRIGERVRLGEDCVIHPNCVFYPGVRLGNRVIVHAGTVIGTDGFGYVPDEGGKLVKFPQTGTVVIEDDVEIGANVTIDRAALSETRIGRGTKIDNMVQVGHNVKIGENCAIAGQVGISGSARIGNGVLVGGQVGIADHVEVGDFARIGAQAGVTKNLEGGKTYLDAPATEIGEARRRVAAYRRLPELMRRVATIESDLKKGEQ
- a CDS encoding OmpH family outer membrane protein; protein product: MARHIAWMFGIFFWASLVLLPGTMSQAEAETKIGIVKVRVVWLRSKAGQRVRDEIEKEKNRMKKDIEQKRESLRAEVQKMRAMQVEIDQKSAIWRESERGRKSQELRQIQRGIARGQDELKRLIQESERDLTERQRAMFAKIVNEVRDVVTEIGKENKYDFIVDSQLGGVVYSSKAVDLTDLVIERYDRKK